The genome window TTCCTATTTGGGAATTTGCTAACAGGGTTATTACACAAAGGCTTGGTAAAAACTTTAggctttctgttgaaaatgttttatttaattatcataatgacattaccagtgatcggtcaaaatatatcaattatgttatatgtgttggcaaaatgtgcattggcaaaTACAGATACGGGGATCATCCTTGTCTTCTGTTCCTCTTTAGGCAGGAACTTCGTATGAGAGGTTTGGTCTGCGATGACTTTAGCTAGTTGATCGCAGATGAACAGTTACTTGGATGACTTCCGTGTCTGTTCTTGGCTctgtcattttgcttaaattatttctttgattttcttattatatacatgtatgtaaatttgttttataacatctactattatttatggattatgtgcagtgcaataacttttgttgttataatatttatagtgtatttaatgtgaataaaaggcattttgcctgacatactatgtcaaaagattaaaaaaaaataaaataaaataaaataagcacTATAGGCGCATGATGTCACCACAAGTGACACCTTTCATCCTATTTATTAGCCTATTCTTACTTATTTCATGCAGAGATAAGAACATCATCGACAGGATATTGaatcattgagcgtgtttatagtgggagcagatgtgcggtacattgccgTATAATTTCTATCCAGTTAGAACTTATCCGGATACTTggccactataaacactagcagtatatctatgtacggtacatcgatatccttctcaaccgaaggatattttCGCgaaatatttgcactataaacacaccggtataaattgtgtgcggtattaccggaagtaggagcttcttcatgatgcgtaggatgcgcgcaggacattcgaaACGATCCAaacccccaagagttatcaaaacagaagctaaaTGTTCACCGCCATggtcatattgttgaatgggctgtttatagctcgcgccacaatatttacacattccccgcgtgacctcggggtcattgcaaatgtacgataatgttagttggtatataatttgtgcggtaactgtgtctcactataaacagcaagagtatcggtacataaacaaggattatcgtgtacggtatactcaaaatgcggtatattcactataaacacgctcactgaTCAACTGTTGCGGAATTTTTCTTTTTTAACAGCAGTTGCAATACTGTTGCATCCCTCTTATGTAACCTTACTATGGGTGTGCCCATTTTGTTGTTGCGGGGGGTTGCGGTTCTCGCCCAGGTGGCTGATGGTCTTGGCGTTGTCGCTTTTCACCCTGGAGGCCCAGTTTTACAATGTGGCTTACCTGGGGCGATGGTTACTGGGCCATAGGCGTTTGCCCGACCGGACGGGGACCGGGGACCCCCGACTCGGCAGCGGCATCCCCGTTGGGTGGAAGTATGGACCTTCTGCTAACACGAATGGACTTGCCCGTAGTTCGGCACTAGTGCAATATTGTCTTATATAGCAGTgtattttaatgtgtatttttatagTGTCTTTCTCAGGGCAATATATGGGTGTTCGGGTATGGACGGACAGCCGGGTGGTGTCCTGGGCGCATGTGGATCGCTGGACCTTTCTCCTTGGATGGGGTGCTGTTGGGGACTGTGACTGGTTAGGGGTTGGGAGAGGATCTATTACTGTTGTTGTCTCCCTGCTCCCTGACCAGCCTGGGGCCCTACCAGTGCCTTAGTCGGGGTTGGGGTCCTGCGGCCTGCATGTGGCTGAGAGTCTACTCCGGCTGTCCCGCCTGACCCTGATCCACTCTTTTTGCCGATTACCTTTTTTAATCTATGTGCTAGTTTTTTACTATGTATGTTACTGTTCCTTCTGTACTTTTATGTGTTGTATCTTGTGTATTTTAATGTTGGCCTTGTGCCacctgggcaccttgggagaacaatgccagtgcattgaatggttaacccaggttaaataagaatgaaataaataaaataaataataatacttttgtgtagtgtgtgtaaatcaatcaatcaacacaGAAAAACTTTCCAGAGTCAAGTGACACATTTTGTCTCCATTTTCGTGAGTCATATGCAATCTGACCCATGTCCTAAACCATGTAAGTCAGAAATGAAGCTTATTGACTGTATTGGGTGAAATGGGTCAAATATGCAGTGACTCACATGCAATATTATTCATTGACTCAGTAGATGAACTAAAACGAGTCAAAATCGACTTTTAGTCCACTCTGCAAAATGAAATGGGTCAAATCCGAAATGAAAGCGACGCTGTTGCTAATCGTGATTTCTGCCACTGTGTTGATAATTGAAGAAATGCAAATACGGGCTCATTCATTACTTTTTCATTTTGAAATGCAGTTTTTTAGCCGTTACCTAGTTCTTAAATCTGAGTACAAAATAAGGAATTGTCTCAGAATTCCTGCTGCACATTTTGAATGGGTAAGCTTATTCGAGAACAACGGTGAAATGTTTTCTCCACACATTATAAAGTTCATACTTTTTACTGTATTAACAGCTGTTTTAATATTggtatttttggtaaaaaatcacaaaaactgcatatttCAACCCCCAAATATCACAGCTCACGTCACCTTTCAAAAATGACATCCAGATAAAATGAAAAGATCAGAGTGTGTAGATACATTTTAACACCATAAGaagctttgtccaaaaatgttgcacgAAAATCTTAAATAGAGCAGATAGACGTAGACATTTTCACATGGCGTGCCAAAAATGCCTCaatctttgcccccacccctgcacatgccaaagttttgggttcccaattttcGAATTAAATGTTTAAGATGTATGATGCGTAGCGCGCGAGCATGGAAtttggcatatttgaacattCCTGCATAGTATTTCCGAGCCTTTTTAGAGcttgttttttttaaaagttgccctgtaaatgtgtgccaaaattacttgtcccccccctcggcctgccaaataatcttttcccccaattttaccccacCCCCGGACCATCCCCAAAGGCTCATAACTATTGTACAGCCTCTTATATGCGATCACTAACAAagctaattttttttcaatacagAATGAGACTGTTATTAAACAGGTtgaaacaataataatataaagatggaataatcataatttcatgaGAATCTCGCCTTCTGCAAGGTTACCACCAGGTTATCAGTAAACAAATATTATCATTTATTGAGATACTTGCAAAGTTGATagaaaattgtgttatttttataccgtaaaacttcgtctacaagcatatagagtgttttttatgaaagctaaattaatatgaaacagtcgtacatatgccaatacaatagattggtattacaatagtacttgtttgtattatGCTTGTATCGGTCATGTAtgtgctcaaactccataatattatcATTTGTCAATGAATGGCGCCCGGATTAATTTAGATTCCATCAAAAGCAATGTATAGGactgtatgcttgtagacgaggttttacggtataagaaTATTAGAATAATAACACTGTGTAGACGAAAGGGCTTCATGTCACGTCACCCCAGGGTCACCTATACATGTATCATCCGCGTACTCCCCTCCCCTCACACCCcgccccacacacccaccccccggCCGCGTAATTtgtttctgcaaccataacggacgcaaccataacgggacctaaccctaacacttaccctaacgctaacacttaccctaaccctaaccctttccaatgtgtttctatgggtTATAAAATCTTTGCGTcacgttatggttgcagaaaaaaataagcACCCCGGCCACCCACCCCAACAAGTTGAAGAAAAATGGTCCTTTTTCATGGTCAggcacaatatttttttaatgaagtcCGAACTAAAGCCATTTGTTGGACATTTTCAcaatattagtgtgtaaaatattAGTTGGAAAAAGGTTTCTGAAAAGTTCTGAACATGAAGGATCAATTGAACCATTGCGTGAAAAGTTAAATGAGCCagtccatgtcaactcctgggatgtgcaccgcagcacctcttcaatttttttctttttctgtgtggtgctagatattggtttctcttcaatttttttctttttcttttttgtgcTAGAAATTGGTTTCTCACCAATATCtagcaccacacagaaaaagaaaaaattgaagaggtgctgcggtgcacatcccaggagttgacatggattggctcaaatggtctcaaattagaGTTAAGATAATAAAATACAGGTCAAATGTCAACCACCATAATTATGATACTATAAAGGCCTATGTGACCCTATTTAATCATCTAACATTATTATTAGGCTTTAAAGCGACACAGAACTACTTTAATATTTGGCTTGTATCAAGTAAAACAATTTGAGacagtttttattttaaaagtttgtCCCTTGTTCAAAAGGTCACTGActatatttgcatattttaccctCTTACTAATTAACCAATTATTCTACAGATTTGCAACAATTGATTTTTGagatcaaaaaacaaaatgaaccTAAAATGCATACGAATTTACATACAACCACTGACTATTACTTAATCACAAACATACACGTGTATTTATGTTAAAACATACACGTGTATTAATCGAACTCATAAACTCATAAATTCGTTGTGTTTAAAAAACACCCACAAATTCTGTCATTGTTTGAATTGTCTTCCAGTGAccgttgttgctgttgttgttgttcattATTCATCATAATTGTTTCTATAATATCGTTTTTACAATGTTCAGTGTCGAATTATTCCAAGCAGCAACTCTTCCGTCCGGCTTTACTGTGGTGGTTGGTTGGTCATTGAGGTGGGATCTGGTATTCACAGACATAATGAAAACTATCGCCACACATTACGTCATTCCATTTTCCGGTTGACtgtaacaatcaatcaatcaatcaatcagtcaattaaTCAGTCAACATATCAATCGATcacttaatcaatcaatcaacatatcaatcaagtaattaattaaatgttATTATGTTAAATCTACAATAgataaataatttgtcattaaaattCTGTAACATATTACCCGGCAAGACACATAAATAACAAACTTAATATTATGGTTAAGGCCTGAGATAGGGCATCCGTCTAGAAAACTGAAGTTTGTGGGCTTGAATCCCATATCAACACATCTCTTCACCTTTTTTCAGTTGGGTTGTAGACCGGCCAGGATTTCGTTAAATTATAAAACTTTGGGTTAGGTATAACTAGACTGTTAACTGTACTAgtgtactacccagcaaacacaaaacgttttcgacatcattcgcaaaaggttataaaaggttgtcagaaaacgtttaaatgtcgggttatataaagggtacattattggtataaaacgttttcatcaaataaaaaaacatttgttggtaatttactgcacagcaaacacaaatgttttacagaaaacatttaaatgtcgggttatataaagggtataaaaacgttttaataacatttcataacatttcaaaaacatttttgaaaacttggtacaaatcattctaaacagaatgttattttggggttgaaaaaatattttgcaaaaaatgtttgcccaaaatatttacaataacgttttaaaaatgttttcacgacctttatataacccgacatttaaatgttattaaaacgttttgtaaaaaacattttaagaacatttctgtgtttgctgggtccaaatattttaacataatattatttaagtgttgacaaaatatttggccaaaaatgtttgcaaaaatagtttacaatgacatttcgaaaacattaaaacaaatattgttgtagtgtgttttcatacaaaacgttttaaaacgatttcatgacccgacattttaatgttattaaaacgttttaaaaacgtttttgtgtttgctgggtagtgagCAATAGTTCCCCATTGTGCAATTTTCAAATAAATGATTTTATGTCCGCCGTAGAACTCCatgcagttattactaatattatttcagcattttgggtaaagactaaccaaattaaaatttcatggaaatcgtacattatggctttaattcagGAATGAGGCTTACTGTATTATGTCAGAGTTTACGTATACATGTGTGAAATACATGTCAGAAAAATGAACATACCTCATATATGATAACACAGTTTTCTTTATTGCGGTGGTTGTTCGGCTCCCCAGCGTCCCAGTTTCCAGGCCAACTAATGATCGTATTATCTAACTcccatctgaaaaaaaaaacaccgatATCATTGTACAGGCCTAAGCAAATTAAACTTAACTTATAAAAACGATAGTTTTACCACTTATTATATTCATTTAATCTTGAACAGCTTGCCGTTAGacccaatcaatcaattaatcaatcatcaattaatcaatcaatcaaacaatcaatcaatcaatcaattaattaatcaatcagtttatttatttatttatttatttatttatttatttatttatttatttatttatttatttatttatttatgttattaattcatagattcattgattcattaattcattaatacattaattcattaattcattaattcattaattcattaattcattaattcaataattaaataattaattaatcaatcaatcaatcaatcgattaatcaatcaatcaatcaatcgattgatcaataatcaatcaatcataagTACAAACATAGGCAGTTGTGCCGTTTAGGCGACAAAAAAGTCTAaattctacgggcccgaccgacccagaatttacGTTTTGGGGAATGTTttttaaatcatgtaaaatcagcagttTGGGGgcaaatatttattaatttatcagaTTTTGTTGAAATTTCAGGGTAATTTTAACCtccacaaaaagaaaagaaaaaaaaaacgccCAACCTTCCTGCTAAATCATAGTCATCCATGCAGTGACACTCAATCAATCACTTAATTAATCAATCCAGGCAAGAATCAATCAATCCATGCAGTGAAAATCAATGACCAATCAATCTATCAATCGATTgatgaatgaatcaatcaataaaataatCGATGATCAATCAAAAATCATGATCAATAATTGTTAATGCAACTACAACTACATAAAGGTAACTTAAAAAGCATCGGGCCTCGATCATATTACATAGCAAAAGAATTATTGGTTACTCCATGCCACTGAAGAATTAATGAgcccctcaacatgctcaatttaAAGGTAACCTTTAATACAAGTTACTCTACTAGATATGAATTTGGTATGTATGTCTTATACCTCCATTGGTCAGCACCATCTCGTTTGAGTCCCATGTAAAAGGAACGACCATTTCCTCCACCAATTTGGCTTGACAGATCTGGTATGACATTCTGATAAAGAAAGAGCAGAGTAGGCCTAAGTTTAGATCTGtcagtttatttaattattttaaaccaaAGAATGCTTTGACAAGAGCAGAGAGTAGAAATAATATGTCACtggagacagacagacaaacgtaTTTCTGTGCTTTGACACACAGAAACAAACGacacacacaaacatttttgtacgcaacatttttttttatactttcatcgttaggaggggcgcagaatcgatgctgaattggtcagtTCGGCGTCcctgtggcgcccagggcacgtgccccctctgtcccccgtcgctacgccaccATCGTCAACCAGACAAATATACACAccgacagacagatagacagacagatagagttGTGAA of Amphiura filiformis chromosome 14, Afil_fr2py, whole genome shotgun sequence contains these proteins:
- the LOC140168955 gene encoding perlucin-like protein translates to MECPRPEWKQRRETNTCYWFEDGDRLPQYKADERCRRYDGKLVKIDDAEECDWINGNVIPDLSSQIGGGNGRSFYMGLKRDGADQWRWELDNTIISWPGNWDAGEPNNHRNKENCVIIYESTGKWNDVMCGDSFHYVCEYQIPPQ